In one Epinephelus lanceolatus isolate andai-2023 chromosome 19, ASM4190304v1, whole genome shotgun sequence genomic region, the following are encoded:
- the LOC117270012 gene encoding uncharacterized protein LOC117270012 isoform X2 produces MSSVEYLRGFVSERLTAAAEEILGVFEKTIVEYEKEIDRQRRLLDIAWKPEVRLYRTELPQQDVCKEEEVVAEQQLCIEERSSSVDQEEPEPPQIKEEAEGEQLEVKQETETFLVTPSDEESEQQLLCHSSHGAESEDEEGDEQGDSTSTGEVEPEQQSRCHTKRVDNPNLSEIDHNTHTGKTPFKCDTCGKAFKFKSQFDRHLRIHTGEKPYCCNTCGKTFSHMSALNVHKRIHTGEKPFKCDTCGKSFNFKSRLDAHLIIHTREKPYCCKTCGKTFKYMSSLDVHKRIHTGEKPYCCKTCGKDFRYKSYLICHMKFHTGETPFQCDTCGKAFMLRTDLKQHLTYHTGEKPFKCDTCGKSFKSKSAFNKHLRIHTGQKPYCCNTCGKTFSRMSTLNVHKRVHTGEKPYCCNTCGKDFRYKNQLICHMTTHTGEKPYCCKTCGKTFSHMSALNIHKRIHTGEKPYCCNTCGKTFSHMSTLNVHKRVHTGEKPYCCKTCGKDFRYQNQLICHMRTHTGEKPFQCDTCGKAFRLRTVLKEHLTTHTSEKPYSCSTCGKRFSWATNLKAHARIHTGEKPYSCKTCGKNFRCSNHVLVHMRVHTGEKPYSCKTCGKGFGQSSTLLIHIRRAHTGEKPYLCKICGKRYFKGSHLTRHMNSHTGK; encoded by the exons ATGTCTTCAGTTGAGTATTTGAGAGGGTTTGTCAGCGAGagactaactgctgctgctgaagaaatattggGAGTTTTTGAGAAAACTATCGTCGAGTACGAGAAAGAGATCGACCGTCAGCGCAGACTGTTGGATATAGCTTGGAAACCGGAAGTAAGGTTATACAGGACAG agctcccacagcaagatgtgtgtaaggaggaggaggttgtcgctgagcagcagctctgtattgaggagaggagctccagtgtggaccaagaggagccagagcctccacagattaaagaggaagcggagggagagcagcttgaaGTGAAGCAGGAGACTGAGACCTTTCTAGTGACTCCTAGTGATGAGGAAAGtgagcagcagctcctctgtcaCAGCTCTCATGGAGCTGAGAGTGAAGATGAGGAAGGAGACGAGCAAGGAGACTCAACATCAACCGGAGAAGTAGAGCCAGAACAACAGAGTAGATGTCACACTAAGCGTGTAGACAACCCCAACTTATCAGAGATTGATCATAATACTCACACAGGTAAAACACCTTTTAAATGTGACACTTGTGGAAAAGCTTTCAAGTTTAAGTCTCAATTTGATAGACACctgagaatccacacaggagagaagccgtATTGTTGTAACACATGTGGGAAAACATTCAGTCATATGTCAGCTCTAAACGTTCATAaaagaatccacacaggtgagaagccgtttAAATGTGACACTTGTGGGAAAAGTTTCAACTTTAAGTCTCGTTTAGATGCACACCTGATAATCCACACAAGAGAGAAGCCGTATTGTTGCAAAACATGCGGGAAAACATTCAAGTATATGTCAAGTCTGGACGTTCATAAAAggatccacacaggtgagaagccgtattgTTGCAAAACATGTGGAAAAGATTTCCGATATAAGAGTTACTTAATTTGCCACATGAAATTCCACACAGGAGAGACGCCATTTCAGTGCGACACATGTGGGAAAGCTTTCATGCTTAGAACTGACTTGAAACAACACCTGACAtaccacacaggagagaagccgtTTAAATGTGACACTTGTGGGAAAAGTTTCAAGTCTAAGTCTGCATTTAATAAACACctgagaatccacacaggaCAGAAGCCGTATTGTTGTAACACATGTGGGAAAACATTCAGTCGAATGTCAACTCTGAACGTTCATAAAAgagtccacacaggtgagaagccgtattgTTGCAACACATGTGGAAAAGATTTTCGATATAAGAATCAGTTGATTTGCCACATGACaacccacacaggtgagaagccgtattgttgcaaaacatgtgggaaaaCATTCAGTCATATGTCAGCTCTAAACATTCATAaaagaatccacacaggtgagaagccgtattgTTGCAACACCTGTGGGAAAACATTCAGTCATATGTCAACTCTAAACGTTCATAAAAgagtccacacaggtgagaagccgtattgTTGCAAAACATGTGGAAAAGATTTCCGATATCAGAATCAGTTGATTTGCCACATGAGaacccacacaggagagaagccgtTTCAGTGCGACACATGTGGGAAAGCTTTCAGGCTTAGAACTGTCTTGAAAGAACACCTGACAACCCACACAAGTGAGAAGCCATATTCTTGCAGCACATGTGGGAAAAGATTCTCCTGGGCAACAAATCTGAAAGCTCATGcaagaatccacacaggtgagaagccgtattcTTGCAAGACATGCGGAAAAAACTTCAGGTGTAGTAATCATGTATTAGTCCACATGAgagtccacacaggtgagaagccgtattcTTGCAAAACCTGTGGAAAAGGTTTTGGACAGAGCAGTACCTTGTTAATCCACATTAGAAGAGCCCACACCGGTGAGAAGCCGTACCTTTGCAAGATCTGCGGGAAAAGATACTTTAAGGGGTCCCATTTAACAAGGCACATGAATTCACATACAGGCAAGTAG